The Armatimonadota bacterium DNA window GCCGGACGAATCCCAAGCGATTCTGGATACCGCTACTTTGTTGACCATATGGTTAACCCTGGCGCACCTGAAGAGGGCGAGCAATCTAGGATCGATCAGACCACACAGAAGGCTGAAATTCTCCGCGATCTCCTGCAAGACACCACTAAGCTACTGAGCCGGATGACGCACCAGCTCAGCGCAGCAAAACTCAGTACCGTCAGCAAGCAAGTCATCCGCAATGCCGTGGTGACCGCTCTTGGCGAACGAAGCGCGCTCTTGGTTGTTGTTCTCGGTAATGGCGATGTAGCAAACCGTCCACTCGAGATTCCAAAAGAAGTGACTCTGGCCGACTTTGGTGAACTCAACGATTGGCTGACCCGAGTCGTTGTGAATCAAACTCTGGGTGAGGTGAATAAGCTCAAATCGAGCTCTATAGGCAGGCCAGGAGCGATTGAAGAGCTTGCCGCGAATACCATCGCAGGGCTGAAGGCAATCAACAAGGATCGCTCTAGCGGTCAGCTATTCGTGGAAGGCGAAGAGTATGTGCTCGCGGCGCCCGAAGTTCAGCGCGACGCAATGAATCTTTCCAATGTCTTGCAGAGCATTGAAGACGACACACTCCTGGCACAAGCGATAGACAACCAAAGCAGCGAGCCGTTGTACATCACGATTGGCAAAGAGAATTTGACTCCTGGGCTTCACTCGCTTAGCATCTTACGCCACAGCTTTACGATCGGCGATGAGCACGCAGGAACCATCGCATTGGTGGGGCCGACACGCACCGAGTACGAAAAGAATATCGCCCTGCTCAAATTCACGAGCAAGGCGATTAGTGATTCGATTGAGAAGTTGTTGCGTTAGTTCACTTTGAACAGGTCGTCGGCGACGCCCGCATTGATCTTCACGTTCTCATAGCTGACGGTTCCGGCCCGCTTGTTGTCGGCGTTGTTCACGCTGACCTGAGTCGCGAGAGTGGCTCCATTTTGGGTGACAGGCTTCTCGTAGAAGATCGTCGCCATGAGACGGCCTCCTTGCCTTCCCTTTTGGGCGTACCATTCCTTCTTCGTGATTCGCTTCTGCTCTGGATCGATCCAGATGCGATATCGGGATGTGTCCTTCAGCGACGCATAGTAAGTGAGATCAAAGACGGCGTCACCAGTCGCGCGGTCCATACGTACAAAGTCCGCTTGGAACAAGGTCGTGAGCATCGCTG harbors:
- the hrcA gene encoding heat-inducible transcription repressor HrcA, with amino-acid sequence MKAVIVEYVAEGEPVGSELIATKYDLGVRGATVRNELAEMSEMGLLEQPHTSAGRIPSDSGYRYFVDHMVNPGAPEEGEQSRIDQTTQKAEILRDLLQDTTKLLSRMTHQLSAAKLSTVSKQVIRNAVVTALGERSALLVVVLGNGDVANRPLEIPKEVTLADFGELNDWLTRVVVNQTLGEVNKLKSSSIGRPGAIEELAANTIAGLKAINKDRSSGQLFVEGEEYVLAAPEVQRDAMNLSNVLQSIEDDTLLAQAIDNQSSEPLYITIGKENLTPGLHSLSILRHSFTIGDEHAGTIALVGPTRTEYEKNIALLKFTSKAISDSIEKLLR